A genomic segment from Pollutimonas thiosulfatoxidans encodes:
- a CDS encoding sodium:solute symporter family protein, whose amino-acid sequence MENADFFQLSMPMALVLLIGFYGATFLLSLLIGKKRENVDGYMVSNNAVGFGLAAASMIATWIWAASFYASATSGYRYGLSGPIHYGFWGALMIFFIYPFGRRFRKLAPKAHTLAEVIKARHGTSSQMIMAVSNLIGSCISLMVNFTAAGALVSVLSPLSFIQGVLIAGLGVLSYTLWSGFRASVMTDFAQLIAMILAAVVIIPLIFFNAGGTDMLVANMSNLSSEQLNFFSMTAILEQGAPYFVAVLAYAIGNQTIAQRLFAVREDLIKPTFITATIGYGAVVIGLGMLGLLALFTGLQPVDGNMNNIIPQMALQYLPPFGIALFFILVVGSLSSTADSDLSALSAIVMTDIYGKNLARGKPNPRRMLWWGRVTMIVATMMGVIFATLRLDILVMLVFVGALWGAIVFPVIISFYWDKVSNKAFTMAVAAAVTAFTVARFELLPLEGIVAVFFELSASVGAGVVIGLMTFAFFNRKAAITMGLAVAIGGMPFAVGFLRDYTVLLSSLTAYGVSAAVCVAMSWRNKERFDFDLLAERVTSFHQEPVAGKESVAIPVGGVATART is encoded by the coding sequence ATGGAAAACGCTGATTTTTTTCAATTGTCGATGCCTATGGCGCTGGTGCTGCTTATCGGCTTCTACGGCGCGACGTTTCTGCTGTCTTTATTGATCGGCAAGAAGCGAGAAAACGTCGACGGCTATATGGTCTCGAACAACGCCGTGGGATTTGGACTGGCGGCGGCCAGCATGATTGCCACCTGGATATGGGCGGCATCCTTCTATGCCAGTGCAACCTCAGGCTATCGATATGGGCTTTCCGGGCCGATACATTACGGCTTCTGGGGCGCCTTGATGATTTTCTTTATCTACCCGTTCGGTAGACGCTTTCGCAAGCTGGCCCCCAAAGCGCATACCCTGGCCGAAGTCATCAAGGCCAGACACGGCACCTCCAGCCAGATGATTATGGCGGTGTCCAACCTGATAGGCAGCTGCATCAGCCTGATGGTCAACTTTACGGCAGCCGGCGCGCTGGTATCGGTGCTAAGCCCGCTAAGCTTCATCCAGGGCGTACTGATTGCCGGACTAGGGGTTTTGTCTTACACGCTTTGGTCGGGATTTCGCGCGTCGGTCATGACCGATTTCGCGCAACTGATCGCGATGATACTCGCGGCGGTGGTGATTATTCCCTTGATTTTCTTTAACGCCGGGGGCACGGACATGTTGGTGGCCAATATGTCCAACCTGAGCAGCGAGCAGCTTAATTTCTTCTCGATGACCGCCATACTGGAGCAGGGCGCGCCTTACTTCGTGGCGGTGCTGGCCTACGCCATTGGCAACCAGACGATTGCGCAGCGCCTCTTTGCCGTTCGCGAAGACCTGATCAAGCCTACCTTCATCACCGCCACCATTGGCTATGGTGCCGTGGTGATTGGTCTGGGTATGTTGGGCTTGCTGGCGCTATTCACCGGGCTGCAACCGGTCGACGGCAATATGAACAACATCATCCCGCAAATGGCCTTGCAATACCTGCCGCCCTTTGGCATTGCGCTGTTCTTCATACTGGTGGTCGGCTCCTTGTCATCGACTGCGGACTCTGACCTTTCCGCGCTGTCGGCCATCGTGATGACGGACATCTACGGCAAGAATCTGGCACGAGGCAAGCCCAACCCCCGACGCATGCTGTGGTGGGGCCGCGTAACGATGATCGTCGCCACCATGATGGGCGTAATCTTTGCCACCTTGCGGCTGGATATTCTGGTGATGCTGGTCTTCGTGGGAGCGTTATGGGGCGCCATTGTCTTCCCGGTCATCATCAGCTTCTACTGGGACAAGGTGAGCAACAAGGCATTTACGATGGCAGTTGCCGCGGCGGTGACCGCGTTTACGGTCGCACGCTTCGAGTTGCTGCCGCTGGAAGGCATCGTGGCTGTGTTTTTCGAGCTTAGCGCCTCCGTGGGTGCAGGGGTGGTGATCGGGCTGATGACGTTCGCCTTCTTCAATCGTAAGGCTGCCATCACAATGGGCCTGGCCGTCGCCATTGGGGGCATGCCCTTCGCTGTGGGCTTCCTGCGCGATTACACCGTATTGCTTAGCTCGCTGACTGCCTATGGGGTCAGTGCGGCGGTATGTGTGGCCATGAGTTGGCGCAATAAAGAGCGCTTTGATTTCGATCTGCTGGCGGAGCGTGTTACCTCGTTCCACCAGGAGCCTGTCGCCGGCAAGGAGTCCGTCGCGATACCTGTAGGCGGCGTTGCAACCGCCCGCACTTAA
- a CDS encoding putative transporter small subunit: MSSIWLTFYILVWPVLSAAVLLVLIVALVRDMRAASKEGETMV; the protein is encoded by the coding sequence ATGTCCAGTATTTGGCTTACTTTCTATATCCTGGTTTGGCCGGTGCTATCGGCCGCCGTACTGCTCGTACTCATTGTGGCCCTGGTGCGCGACATGCGCGCTGCCAGCAAGGAAGGCGAAACCATGGTCTGA
- a CDS encoding DUF2238 domain-containing protein: protein MSEQAFAPPPLARPALAKAVRVAAGAYVLLWLFLAINPHDRPAWVLENALVIGLFGLLWAVRRQFRFSDASLLLILFFLALHTLGSHYTYSEVPYNAWWEALTGHTFNSMFGWERNHYDRLVHFSYGLLLFYPIREFFLRVVEVRGFWAYVLPLDVALSTSALYELIEWGAAMLFGGDLGMQYLGTQGDIWDAHKDMALAGLGALLAMLITIAVNRRLRRDVAWEWAQNLKRPPGAAAE from the coding sequence ATGTCTGAACAGGCGTTTGCCCCGCCGCCGCTGGCCCGGCCCGCGCTTGCCAAGGCGGTGCGCGTTGCGGCCGGCGCCTATGTGCTGTTGTGGCTTTTTCTGGCGATCAACCCGCACGACCGTCCGGCATGGGTGCTCGAAAACGCTTTGGTGATCGGGCTCTTCGGCTTGCTCTGGGCAGTTCGCCGACAGTTCCGGTTTTCGGATGCATCGCTGTTGCTAATCTTGTTTTTCCTGGCGCTGCACACCCTCGGGTCGCACTACACCTATTCGGAAGTCCCCTACAACGCCTGGTGGGAAGCACTTACCGGTCACACATTCAATAGCATGTTCGGCTGGGAACGTAACCACTACGATAGGCTGGTCCATTTTTCCTATGGACTCTTGCTGTTCTACCCGATAAGGGAGTTCTTCCTGCGCGTCGTCGAGGTCCGCGGCTTCTGGGCGTATGTTCTGCCGCTGGATGTCGCACTCAGTACGTCAGCGCTTTACGAGTTGATCGAATGGGGCGCGGCCATGCTGTTTGGGGGCGACCTGGGCATGCAATACCTGGGCACCCAGGGCGACATCTGGGATGCCCACAAAGACATGGCCTTGGCCGGCCTCGGGGCGCTGCTGGCCATGTTGATCACCATCGCGGTCAACCGACGCCTACGGCGCGATGTGGCCTGGGAGTGGGCACAGAATCTCAAACGACCGCCAGGAGCGGCCGCCGAGTAG
- a CDS encoding Rieske (2Fe-2S) protein translates to MVAEAITVCPSTALVDGGLAHKLDVLHAGEPATAFFIRYRGKVHGYLNRCPHMGAELDWENSVFTRAGDQLMCARHGATFVPDTGVCTGGPCQPSKLVALQVSESAAGDVLWWPGGKTAPA, encoded by the coding sequence ATGGTCGCTGAAGCCATAACAGTCTGCCCGTCGACAGCGCTCGTGGACGGGGGGCTGGCGCATAAGCTGGACGTGCTCCATGCCGGCGAGCCGGCCACCGCTTTCTTTATCCGCTATCGGGGCAAGGTGCACGGCTACCTGAATCGTTGTCCACACATGGGTGCGGAGCTCGACTGGGAAAACAGCGTGTTTACGCGTGCCGGAGACCAATTGATGTGCGCGCGCCACGGTGCCACCTTTGTCCCGGATACCGGGGTATGCACCGGCGGCCCATGCCAGCCGAGCAAACTGGTGGCGCTGCAGGTATCGGAATCCGCGGCCGGCGACGTACTGTGGTGGCCGGGCGGCAAGACTGCTCCAGCCTGA
- a CDS encoding SDR family oxidoreductase: MSQLTPTVFITGASRGIGAATAVAAARLGFNVAVNYRQDQAAALEVVKAIQAEGRKAIALQGDVGKPADIAPMFEQAERVLGPLTALVNNTGITGPIGPFSQTTDATIEQVFQVNVFGTMQCTRMALACFARSGQPGVIVNVSSVAARTGSPGEYVHYAASKAAIDAFTIGMAREVAASGTRILGVAPGSTLTEIHATAGEPGRPERVAPKIPMGRLAHPEEVAATIVWALSPAASYVTGTVIQCAGGL, translated from the coding sequence ATGTCACAGCTCACCCCCACCGTCTTCATTACCGGCGCCAGTCGCGGGATAGGCGCGGCCACCGCAGTTGCCGCTGCGCGACTGGGGTTCAATGTTGCTGTCAATTACAGGCAGGACCAGGCCGCCGCTCTCGAGGTGGTCAAAGCCATTCAGGCGGAAGGCCGCAAGGCTATCGCGCTGCAAGGCGATGTCGGCAAGCCCGCCGACATCGCTCCGATGTTCGAGCAGGCCGAGCGAGTGCTGGGCCCTCTGACTGCACTGGTAAACAACACCGGCATTACCGGTCCCATAGGACCTTTCTCGCAGACAACGGACGCCACCATAGAGCAAGTCTTCCAGGTGAATGTTTTTGGCACCATGCAGTGCACCCGCATGGCCCTGGCCTGCTTCGCCCGTAGCGGCCAACCCGGAGTCATCGTGAACGTATCGTCGGTGGCGGCGCGCACTGGCAGCCCGGGCGAGTACGTGCACTATGCAGCCAGCAAGGCGGCCATAGACGCCTTTACGATAGGCATGGCGCGCGAAGTCGCCGCAAGCGGCACCCGAATACTGGGCGTCGCGCCCGGCTCCACCTTGACGGAAATCCATGCCACGGCCGGTGAGCCGGGTCGGCCCGAACGCGTGGCGCCCAAGATCCCCATGGGGCGGCTGGCCCACCCTGAAGAAGTCGCCGCCACGATAGTGTGGGCGCTGTCCCCGGCCGCCTCATACGTTACCGGGACGGTCATCCAATGCGCGGGAGGCCTGTGA
- a CDS encoding C-terminal binding protein codes for MKVLITDYDFPDLELELALYRDAGIEVVTAQCRTEDDVIEASAGCQGLLVQYAPVNAKVFAARPEIRIASRYGAGYDTIDVADAGTHGVWVANSPDYGVGEVATHAFAMMLDLLRHITFYDRDIKAGTWHFTSSGPLQRVSDMTLGILGLGRIGKRMAHIARNSFKDVIACDPHIIDGDFPAYVQRVDMPTLFERSDAISLHVPLTAQTRGIVDARMLGLMKQGSVLVNTARGPVVDVDALVQALDDGRVAGAGLDVLPVEPPDFSSRIVQHPRVLVSPHAAFYSQTAEKELRRKAAQNLIDWARTGRPSYVVVEGSRQP; via the coding sequence ATGAAGGTGTTGATCACTGATTACGATTTCCCTGATCTCGAGCTGGAGCTCGCTTTGTATCGCGATGCCGGCATCGAAGTCGTTACGGCCCAGTGCCGCACTGAGGACGACGTTATCGAGGCGTCCGCCGGCTGCCAGGGCTTGCTGGTGCAGTACGCGCCGGTCAATGCCAAGGTGTTTGCCGCCAGGCCCGAGATCCGCATCGCCAGCCGCTATGGCGCCGGATACGACACCATAGACGTCGCCGATGCAGGCACGCACGGCGTGTGGGTGGCCAATTCGCCCGACTACGGCGTGGGCGAGGTGGCTACGCACGCGTTCGCCATGATGCTCGATCTATTGCGCCATATCACCTTCTACGACAGGGACATCAAGGCAGGCACCTGGCACTTCACCTCGTCAGGGCCGCTGCAGCGGGTGTCCGACATGACGCTGGGTATTCTGGGACTGGGCCGCATCGGCAAGCGCATGGCGCATATTGCCCGCAATAGTTTCAAGGATGTCATCGCTTGCGACCCGCACATTATTGATGGCGATTTTCCCGCCTACGTGCAGCGCGTCGATATGCCAACTTTGTTTGAGCGCAGTGACGCGATATCCCTGCATGTGCCGCTAACTGCCCAAACGCGTGGCATAGTCGATGCGCGCATGCTGGGCTTGATGAAGCAGGGCAGTGTGCTGGTCAATACCGCTCGCGGGCCGGTCGTCGATGTCGACGCCCTGGTTCAGGCCCTGGACGACGGTCGGGTCGCAGGGGCTGGGCTTGATGTGCTGCCTGTCGAGCCGCCCGACTTCAGCTCGCGCATTGTCCAGCATCCCCGGGTGCTGGTCTCGCCTCATGCCGCTTTCTATTCGCAGACGGCCGAGAAAGAGCTGCGCCGAAAAGCCGCCCAAAACCTGATCGACTGGGCGCGCACGGGCAGGCCGTCTTACGTAGTGGTGGAAGGCAGCCGCCAGCCCTGA
- the ppc gene encoding phosphoenolpyruvate carboxylase, translated as MEPTALRQDIRQLGKTLGDVIRECEGKAIYDVIEKLRRAAVKFRREGNIRDSQILERQIARLADAEANSVARAFSYFLHLSNIAEDRDQNRRQRQHELQAELPMRGSLQHALDLLQQNGVGRRKVLRYLEQACIVPVLTAHPTEVQRKSTLDLHREIARQLNQSDATLTPSEQRLLEQRLTGLVATLWQTRMLRRQKLTVLDEIDNALSYYTSTFLTAIPRLYQDLAMRLHAPGRTLFDVSTRPLPAFLRMGSWIGGDRDGNPNVDAATLEQALLRQSTHVLRHYLQEVKDLGTEISLSRTLGSASPELLALSMVSEDSSAHRVDEPYRRAFIHLYARLAATARKLTGRQLALRPTYDAPAYGSPDAFQQDLQTIADSLDQHHGSLIAQLRLSGLVQAVSIFGFHLATVDLRQSSDVHERVLTELFKAAGVRFKGKAVDYGRLSEDERVALLREEIQQVRPLVSPWMSYSAETQKELAILRMAANCRAKYGSAAIQQVIVSHTETLSDLLEVLVLQQETGLISPPGPSEGSSRPADGLMVVPLFETIPDLEQGSAIMEQWLGLPEVAARVRHAQDGIQEVMLGYSDSNKDGGYLTSNWALYCAERELVQVFKKSKARLRLFHGRGGSVARGGGSSFDAILAQPPGTVNGQIRLTEQGEVIQGKYKDAEVGRWHLENFVAATLESSLAANAAQSQSEDDNMAHYGAAMDFMSGVAQESYRDLVYGTAGFNDYFFASTPILEIAGLNIGSRPAARKASQKIEDLRAIPWGFSWAQCRLMLTGWYGVGTAMRTYVDQGCEGAPATPDQRLHQLCQMAEAWPFFRILLSNMEQVLAKTDLGIARRYASLVPNKKLREEVFGRIQAEFELTVAMFRQVSGHELLARDPLLGAALSERFAYIDPLNHLQVELLRRHRLAHKKAGKAGDEESRIQRAIHMTINGIAAGLRNSG; from the coding sequence ATGGAACCCACCGCCCTACGCCAGGACATCCGGCAGTTGGGCAAGACCCTGGGCGATGTCATTCGAGAATGCGAAGGCAAGGCAATTTACGATGTCATCGAGAAGTTGCGCCGGGCAGCCGTGAAGTTTCGCCGGGAAGGCAATATTCGTGACAGCCAGATCCTGGAGCGCCAGATCGCACGCTTGGCCGATGCCGAGGCCAATTCGGTAGCGCGCGCGTTCAGCTACTTCCTGCACCTGTCCAATATTGCCGAGGACAGGGACCAGAACCGGCGGCAGCGTCAACACGAATTGCAGGCCGAGCTGCCCATGCGCGGCAGTCTGCAGCACGCGCTGGACTTGCTGCAGCAAAACGGCGTGGGCCGCCGGAAGGTGTTGCGCTACCTTGAACAAGCCTGCATCGTGCCGGTACTGACAGCGCACCCCACCGAAGTCCAGCGCAAAAGCACCCTGGACCTGCACCGGGAAATCGCCCGCCAACTGAATCAAAGCGACGCCACACTTACGCCATCCGAACAACGCTTGCTCGAGCAACGCCTGACGGGTCTGGTTGCGACCCTGTGGCAGACGCGTATGCTGCGCCGGCAAAAGCTGACGGTGCTGGACGAGATCGACAACGCGCTAAGCTACTACACCAGCACCTTCCTGACCGCCATTCCGCGTCTGTACCAGGATCTTGCCATGCGGCTGCATGCACCGGGACGCACGCTGTTCGATGTCTCGACACGACCGTTGCCCGCCTTCCTGCGCATGGGAAGTTGGATAGGCGGCGACCGCGACGGCAACCCCAACGTGGACGCCGCCACGCTCGAGCAGGCGCTGTTGCGCCAATCTACCCACGTGTTGCGTCATTACCTGCAGGAAGTCAAAGACCTGGGTACCGAGATATCGCTGTCCCGTACCCTGGGTAGCGCCAGCCCGGAGCTGCTGGCCCTGTCCATGGTCAGCGAAGACAGCTCGGCGCACCGCGTCGACGAGCCCTACCGGCGCGCCTTCATTCATTTGTATGCCCGGCTGGCGGCCACCGCACGCAAGCTGACAGGCAGGCAGTTGGCCCTGCGCCCTACTTACGACGCCCCCGCCTACGGCAGCCCGGATGCCTTTCAGCAAGACCTGCAAACCATTGCCGATTCGCTGGATCAGCATCATGGCAGCCTGATCGCCCAGTTGCGCCTGTCTGGCCTGGTGCAAGCGGTAAGCATTTTTGGCTTTCACCTGGCCACCGTCGATCTCCGCCAGAGCTCTGACGTACACGAACGTGTGCTGACCGAATTGTTCAAGGCGGCAGGCGTTCGCTTCAAGGGCAAGGCAGTTGATTATGGCCGCTTGTCCGAAGACGAGCGCGTCGCCTTGCTGCGCGAGGAAATTCAACAGGTTCGTCCGCTGGTTTCACCATGGATGAGCTACTCGGCCGAAACCCAGAAGGAACTTGCCATCCTGCGGATGGCCGCGAACTGCCGCGCAAAATACGGCTCGGCTGCCATCCAGCAAGTCATCGTCTCGCACACGGAAACGCTTAGCGATCTGCTGGAAGTGCTGGTGCTGCAGCAAGAGACCGGCCTGATAAGCCCGCCGGGACCGTCGGAGGGGAGCAGCCGGCCAGCCGACGGCCTGATGGTCGTGCCCTTGTTCGAGACCATACCTGACCTGGAACAGGGCTCGGCCATCATGGAGCAATGGCTGGGCTTGCCCGAAGTGGCCGCAAGGGTACGCCATGCGCAAGACGGCATACAGGAAGTGATGCTGGGTTACTCCGACAGCAACAAGGACGGCGGCTATCTGACCTCCAACTGGGCCTTGTATTGCGCCGAGCGCGAGCTGGTACAGGTTTTCAAAAAGAGCAAGGCCAGGCTGCGTTTGTTCCATGGCCGCGGCGGTTCGGTGGCACGCGGCGGCGGCTCGAGCTTTGATGCCATCCTGGCGCAGCCGCCCGGGACAGTCAACGGCCAAATCCGCCTTACAGAACAAGGCGAAGTCATACAGGGCAAGTACAAAGATGCGGAAGTCGGTCGCTGGCACCTGGAAAACTTCGTGGCCGCCACCCTCGAAAGCAGCCTGGCGGCCAATGCTGCGCAATCCCAGTCGGAAGACGACAACATGGCCCATTACGGCGCGGCCATGGATTTCATGTCCGGTGTCGCTCAGGAAAGCTATCGGGACCTGGTCTACGGCACAGCCGGTTTCAATGATTACTTCTTCGCTTCCACACCCATACTCGAGATCGCGGGACTGAACATCGGTTCTCGTCCTGCAGCACGCAAGGCCAGCCAGAAGATCGAAGACCTCAGGGCGATTCCGTGGGGATTTTCCTGGGCGCAATGCCGCCTGATGCTGACCGGCTGGTACGGCGTGGGTACCGCTATGCGCACCTACGTGGACCAGGGTTGCGAGGGAGCGCCGGCAACGCCGGATCAGCGCCTGCACCAGTTGTGCCAGATGGCGGAAGCCTGGCCGTTCTTCCGCATCCTGCTATCCAATATGGAGCAAGTATTGGCCAAGACCGACCTGGGCATTGCCCGTCGCTACGCCAGCCTGGTACCGAACAAGAAGCTGCGGGAAGAGGTGTTTGGTCGAATTCAGGCAGAGTTCGAACTTACCGTGGCGATGTTCCGGCAGGTAAGCGGCCACGAATTGTTGGCGCGCGATCCCTTGCTGGGGGCGGCCCTGAGCGAACGTTTTGCCTACATCGACCCGCTGAATCATCTGCAAGTTGAGCTGTTGCGCCGCCATCGTCTTGCACACAAAAAGGCCGGCAAGGCCGGCGATGAAGAAAGCCGCATCCAGCGCGCCATACACATGACGATCAATGGCATAGCGGCCGGATTGCGCAACTCGGGATAA